GCCGGTCCCGCCCCGATGATCACGAGGTCGCGCACCGCCGTCTCGTTGAGCGTATCCAGACCCAGGCAGCGGGCGACCTCCTCGATGGTCGGCTTGCGCATCACGTACCGGCCACGGCAAATCAGGACCGGAACGTCCTCGACCGTCACCTTGAACCGGTCGAGAGTTTCCTGGACCGCCGTGTCCTTCTCGACGTCGAGATAGCCGTAGGGCTGGCTGTTGCGGGTGAGGAACTCCTGCAAGGCGAGGGTGCCGGCGGAATGCCGCGAGCCAATCAGCACGATGTTCCCGCCGCCCTGCGCCATCAGCAGGACACGGCGCATCATGAAGGCGCGCAGGAAGATTTCGCTCAGCTCGGCGTCGGTCTGGATCATCGCGCGCAACCGGGTGGCGGGCAGCTCGAGGACGCGTGTGGCGCCCCGGGCGCGGGCCCGCACCACCACCGGCCTCCCCGACAGAAGATCCACGTCCCCCGTGAAGGCACCCACCCGGTGCACCGTCACCATGTGATCGGCACCCGACAGGATCTCGATTTCTCCCTGCACGACGACATACAGGGGACGGTCACGGTCCCCGGCCTCCCACAGGCTCTCGCCGTCGCTCAGATCGCGAGAGCTGGTGAACGGCCCGATCCGCGCGATCTGCCCGTCGGTCAGGGCGGGGAAGGCGTCGGATTCGGCCTGGTTGTCCTGTGCCATGCGTCACCCGCTGGTTTGGCGTTTCTGTTTCGGAGACCTCAAAGCATACGCGCGGCGTGCGGCTGCCGGCAACAAACCCACCCGCCGGAGGGCGTCGCCACTTCCTGGCGCGCATGATAGAGTCTCCCCGTCTTCTTCCATCTCAGGCTTGTTCGTCTCGACCGCGCGCTCGTGCTTCCCGCAAGGGCGCAGCCGGCCGGACCCATACTTCCAGGAGAACACCATGCACAGGACCAAGAACGATCTATCCGAGAAAGTCCGCATCCAGGTGGCGGCGCTCCTCCAGGAGAGGCTCGCGGAGGCGATCGATCTCGTCACCCACGCCAAGCAGGCGCACTGGAACGTCAAGGGGCCGGCGTTCATCGCCCTGCACGAGCTGTTCGACAAGGTGTATGAGAACGCCGGAGAGCACGCCGACCTGATCGCCGAGCGCATCCTGCAGCTGGGCGGGACGGCGGAGGGGACCGCCCGGGTCGTCGCGAAACAATCACAGCTGCCCGAGTACTCGCTGACGATTGCGAGCGGGCACGATCACATCGAGGCATTGTCGCGCAGCCTGGCCTGGTTCGGATCGACGGTCCGCCAGTCGATCGACAAGGTGGACGAGGTCGGCGACAAGGACACCGCCGACATCCTCACCGAAATCTCGCGCCAGGTGGACAAGGACCTGTGGATGGTCGAGGCGCACGTCCAGTCCGAGCGTTGAGACGGCCCGGCGACGCGCGAAGGACGGCAAATCTCTTCCTGCCTCGCCTGCGAGCGAAAAGCTTCGGGGTCAGGAATAGGGCCCGTCTCGAATCGGGTTTCCCGCTCATGCATCGAAGGTGTCTATCCGGCCACAACTGAAAAGGAGAGGACGATGGCGCGAGTTTTCGAAGGCAAGGTGGCATTGGTGACCGGCGGCAACAGCGGTATCGGGCTCGCCACGGCGAAGGCCTTCGCCCGCGAAGGGGCCAAGGTCGCCATCACCGGCCGCAATCAGGCGACGCTCGAGGCGGCCCGTCAGGAGCTGGGTCCCGACTCCCTGGCGATCAAGGCGGACATGTCACGCCTGGGCGAGATCGATTCGGCCATGCAGCAGATCCGGGAGCGTTTCGACCGGATCGACGCCCTGTTCGTCAATGCCGGCATCGGCCGCTTCGTGCCGCTCGAGCAGGTCACCGAGGAGTTCTACGACAGCATCATGGATACGAATGTGAAGGGTCTCTTCTTCACGGTCCAGAAGGCGGTCCCTCTCCTGGCCAAAGGAGCCGGGGTGGTTCTGAACGCTTCCATCAGCGCGCACATCGGGATGCCGGGATCGACCGTCTACGGCGCCTCGAAGGCGGCCGTCGTGAGCCTGGCGAAAACCCTGTCCGCCGATCTGTTGGATCGCGGCATCCGGGTCAACGTCGTGAGCCCCGGACCGATCCAGACGCCGATCCTCGAGAGAATGGGCCTCCCGGAGGAGCAGCTGCGCCAGACGAAGGAATATATCGTCAGCCAGGTCCCTCTGAAGCGCTTCGGGAATCCGGACGACATCGCCAACGCGGTGCTCTATCTGACTTCCCCGGCGTCGGCTTACATCCTCGGGACCGAGCTGATCATCGATGGCGGAATGACCCAGCTTTGAGGTGTGACCGGTCACTCTCGAGGACAACTGACATTGAGGTTGCCGATTAGGAGTGGCTGGGTCTTCTGATCCGCGGGCGTCCGGCGGAACGGACTGCGAGGCAGCGGCCGCTCCCGTTATGACTGCCGAAGGACGACCGCCGCATCGACGGCCGCGGCACGGCGCGTGGGGACCCATACCGCGAGGGCGGCCGAGGCGAGAAGAGCCAGAGCGGCCCCCGCCAGGGCCATCGGATCCTGCGGCGACACGCCGAAGAACACTGCGGCGGCAACCACGCGGCCGGCCAGCAGGGCCGTCGCGGCCCCTATCGCCAGTCCAGCGACGATCGGCCGCAGGCTGTCCCACAGCAGCAGGCGCAGGAGACTGCCGGGGGCCGCGCCCAGCGCGGCGCGCACGCCCATTTCGCGCGTGCGCTGGAGTACCACCGAGGCGGTCAAGCCGTACAATCCGATGACGCACAAGACGATGGCGACGACTCCGATGAAGCCGGTCAGCGTCGCCAGCATGCGGGGGCGTCCCGCCTCCTGCTCGAGCCGGGATTCGATGCCCGCGATGCGGACCTCGGATAGCGGATCGACGGCGAGCAGGCGCTGGCGCGCGCGCTCGACGACGTGCGTCGCCCCGGGCGCGGTCCGGATCAGGAGCTGCGCGAATCCTTCGCTTTCGGCATCGAGCGGCTGATAGAGCGCGAAGGTGCCGCGCTCATGCAGCCGTGCCATGATCGCGTCGGCCACGACCCCGATGACGACGGGTCGGGCTGATTCCTGCAGCGGGATTTCGGCGGGCAGCATCCGGCCGAGCGGCGACTGTCCGTGCCAGAAGGCGCGCGCGAGGGACTGGCTGACGAGGGCGACGGGAGCCCCGCCCGCGACTTCGTCGCGGGTGAAGGCCCTTCCGGCCACGATTCTCAATCCCATCGTCTCGAAGTAGGTGGACTGCGCGCGGTGGATATCGACGATGTGCGCCGCATCGCCGCGCGTGATCGAGGTCCGAGTGAGGCCCCCGAACGGAGTCATCTCGGAGAGCGCGACCGACGCGATGCCCGGGACGGCCT
The sequence above is drawn from the Candidatus Polarisedimenticolia bacterium genome and encodes:
- the dps gene encoding DNA starvation/stationary phase protection protein Dps — translated: MHRTKNDLSEKVRIQVAALLQERLAEAIDLVTHAKQAHWNVKGPAFIALHELFDKVYENAGEHADLIAERILQLGGTAEGTARVVAKQSQLPEYSLTIASGHDHIEALSRSLAWFGSTVRQSIDKVDEVGDKDTADILTEISRQVDKDLWMVEAHVQSER
- a CDS encoding cyclic nucleotide-binding domain-containing protein — protein: MAQDNQAESDAFPALTDGQIARIGPFTSSRDLSDGESLWEAGDRDRPLYVVVQGEIEILSGADHMVTVHRVGAFTGDVDLLSGRPVVVRARARGATRVLELPATRLRAMIQTDAELSEIFLRAFMMRRVLLMAQGGGNIVLIGSRHSAGTLALQEFLTRNSQPYGYLDVEKDTAVQETLDRFKVTVEDVPVLICRGRYVMRKPTIEEVARCLGLDTLNETAVRDLVIIGAGPA
- a CDS encoding SDR family oxidoreductase, translating into MARVFEGKVALVTGGNSGIGLATAKAFAREGAKVAITGRNQATLEAARQELGPDSLAIKADMSRLGEIDSAMQQIRERFDRIDALFVNAGIGRFVPLEQVTEEFYDSIMDTNVKGLFFTVQKAVPLLAKGAGVVLNASISAHIGMPGSTVYGASKAAVVSLAKTLSADLLDRGIRVNVVSPGPIQTPILERMGLPEEQLRQTKEYIVSQVPLKRFGNPDDIANAVLYLTSPASAYILGTELIIDGGMTQL